Within Kineothrix sp. MB12-C1, the genomic segment GCATAGCTTTTCCCGTTATAGGAATAATGAATCGTCGGATAGGTACCATCTGTGGTTTCCCCCAATATTCTGGAAACAGGAATATTATATGCAGCATGTTTGACTCCCAGGTCATCCAGCTCTGATGAACGCAGCTTGTTCGGATCTATAAGCAACCCCTTTTTCGTAGAAGGTTTGGCTCCATTGGACTTATATTTTGCCACCGCCTCAGGATTCATTATATATTGAAAGTTGCTTACCGCAATATACTCATCATCTTTCTTAACTGCGACTACGAATTTACGGAATACTCCGCTCTCCGTACCTGTAAAATGCCTCGGAAACCGAAATTCTACATTCGTATCCTTATATTCCTTTACAAGCGGGCTTTTATCTTCGGTAATCATATCCTCATAAGACCGCACAGCAAATAAATAATAGTATTTATCATCGCTGACCGGAATCTGGTCGGCCTTCGATTTTAATATTATTTTGCTCGTCTTATTATCGATAAGACAGGATTCTATCTGTAAGAAACTTGTTGTATTTCCCTCTTCCAGCTCTACAGAAGGAGGCCTGTTCTTAATTGCGTTTATCACGCTAAGTCCTGCTTCGATCGCAGATCGCAAGAGCGAATCTTCTCGTTCTTCCCGATCTTCTTTATCCGCCTCTTCTGCTGCTTTTAACGCTTCTTCCTCCGCTTTTAAAAGGGCTGCCGCCTCCGCAACTTCCGATTTCCTGTTTTCAGTAATAATATAAAAAGAAACTCCGATGCCCACTAACAAAACGATGCAGGCTACCGCTATTCCTATGATCAGTAATACCTTCTTCTTTTCTGCCTTCATCTATTCTGCCTCTTTTTTTATTCTTGCCATATGCTCTTTAATCTTCACTTCATACCCATTTCCTGTGGGACGATAGAATTCCTTACCGTTCAACTCATAGGGTAAATATTGCTGTTTCACATAATTGTTGGGATAATCATGTGCATATTTATACCCCGTTCCATGCCCCAACTTCGCTGCTCCCTTATAGTGAGCGTCCTGCAGATGGGGCGGTATCGGCAAATTACCCGTATCCTTCACCACTTGAAACGCATCTGCAACCGCATTCACAGCCGCATTACTCTTAGGTGCACTCGCTACATAAGAAACTGCCTGAGATAGAATAATCTGCGCTTCCGGCATACCTACTCTTTCTACGGCAAGAGCCGCGCTGACCGCTACCTGTAAAGCATTGGGATCCGCATTTCCCACATCCTCCGAGGCACAAATCATAATTCTTCTCGCGATAAAAGTTACACTTTCCCCTGCATAAAGCATTCTCGCCAGATAATAGACCGCCGCATCCGGATCTGAGCCTCTCATGCTCTTAATGAATGCAGAAATCGTATCGTAATGGTTATCGCCGGTCTTATCATAACGAATCACCCGTTTCTGTATACATTCCTGTATAACATCCAAGGTTAAATGAATCTTACCATCCTCACTCCGCCCTGTTGTCATAACGCCGAGTTCCACCGCATTCAATGCATGTCTTGCATCACCGCCGGATAAATCTGCCAGGAATTCCATCGCATCCGCATCGATAACAGCCTCATAGGCCCCCATCCCTCTCTCGCTGTCATAAACAGCCCGCTCAATAAGCACCTTAATATCTTCTCTCTCAAGCGGCTGAAGTTCGAATATGATCGAACGGGAAATTAACGCACTATTCACTTCGAAATAAGGATTCTCTGTTGTCGCTCCTATTAATATAATAGTACCATCCTCCACAAAAGGGAGCAGATAATCTTGCTGCCCCTTGTTAAATCTATGGATTTCATCGATAAAGAGTATGGTCTTCTTCCCATACATCCCTTGCGTATCCTTCGCCCCTGCTATCACCGCCTCCATATCTTTCTTCCCGGCAACCGTAGCATTAATCTGTGTGAATTCGGCGCTCGTCGTATTTGCAATAACACGGGCCAGTGTGGTTTTCCCCGTTCCCGGAGGTCCGTAGAAAATAATAGAGCTTAACTTGTCCGCTTTTATCGCACGGTAAAGCAGCTTATCTTTACCGATAATATGTTGCTGCCCCACCACCTCTTCCAGAGTCTTAGGCCTTAGTCTGGCGGCTAGCGGAGATTCCTTTTCCATATTTGTACTTCTCATATATTCAAATAAGTCCATACTCTTTCGCGTCCCTTTCCCCTAAATGTAACTATTCGATCCCCTCATAATTACCACATGTTCAATATTACCATATTATTTGGAGGCAGTACAATAGAATAAAAGGCATAATAAATTATTAAGTTGAAAGAAGCAGGTAATTAAACTAATTACCTGCTTCTTTCAACTTAAATTTAACTTTATATCTCATCAGTTCTTTTATGCTACCTTCCATAATACAATCCCCTCTTCTTGTATACTTCGATAAAACGGTAACACTTTTCCCCATTTTCCAAGATTTTTCCTTTCGATATCTATGATAGAAAAAATCTTTCCGTATTTTAAGTCCATATCTGTAGCCCATGCAATGAATCTCTCTCGTATTTCTGAGTCAAAATTATTATTTAAAACAATAGCGATATCAATATCACTCTCTTCCGTCGCCTGCTGCCTTGCCACAGAACCATATAATATAATTTGATAAATATTATCATTAAATATATCGATTAAGCCGCTTATCAACTCTTGAGTCATCTCATATGTCAACATATTCATCACTCCCTGTCTATTACACATATTGCCACTTTTCATTTTTATTATATCCTATTTATATTCTTTTGAATAGACAATCAGTATATTCTATATATATTTTGTATCTAAAAACGAAAAGAGCATAGCTTTTACACTATGCTCTACATTTCCATATTTCATATTTTAATTATTTTAAACTGTAAAGATTAAATAGCTATGCTTGTTTCTACTCAATATGAAAGCGATGTGATATTAAATCCGCATGCAGTGATATTTTTGCTTCCCCGAATGTTCTCGTCATAATGAGTTCATTCGGTGTAGGGAGTTCTATTTGTAAATCCGCTTCCAGCGCAAATGCAGGATGTGTATTTCTAAGCTCCATCAGCTCCCGCAGCTTTACAACGACCTCTCTTTTCATTTCCTGTTCTATTTCATCTATCGAATAATAATGTCTGTTAATATCTCGTCCGTTCTTCGTCTCCTCCATCAACTCGATATCATTTTCACCTGCCAGCATTCCTACATAATATACTTGCGGAATACCCGGTGCGAAGAATTGGATTGCTCTCGCCAATAAATAGGCATCATCATTATTCCCAAGCGCTGAATAATATGTGGTATTTACTTGATAAATATCCAGATTATTATAAGCCGCCGTATTATATATCTTCTTCACATTGGCACCTTTGGAGAACATCTGCTCTTTCACCTTATCGATATCTTCATCCGGAATCAAATCTTTCACATCCACGATTCCTATACCGTCATGAGTATCCAGTGTGGTAAATTGCTTCTTAGGGCTCATTTCCATCCATCGCTTCAGATATTTTCCTTCGCCGTTATACAGAGCGTGAAGTACCAACACGGGTAAAGCGAAATCATAGATCCAGAAGCCCTGCTCCGCTATCTTCAACTGAATGCTATAATGCTCATGAATTTCAGGAAGTATCTCTACTTTATAGGGCTTCAGCACATTTTCTATTTCATGCAGCAGTTCCCATATATCCGGTTCCACGAAGAAGCAATTTGTATCCGGCTTCTTTACCGCATAAGCAAAGGCATCCAAACGAATCATAGAGGCTCCTTTTTCCGCCATATCAACAAGGGTATCTTTGATAAAGTTCTTCGTCTTCTCTTTTGTGATATCCAGGTCTATTTGCTCTTCACAAAAGGTACACCATACCTTTTCGGTGGTACCATCGGCGAAGTATACATCGATATACGGCGCTCTCGGCTTCCTCTTATAAATAAGGTCTACCTGTTCTTCCGTAGGCTCTCCGTTCTCCCAAAAGTCCTTATAGCGGATAAAAAAGTCTTTATACTCCGATGCTTCCTTTTTTTCCTCAAAGTCTTTAAAGTATTCCGAGCTTTTGGAAATATGGTTCACCATAAAGTCAAACATCAAATAATATTTTTTTCCCAGTTCGGACACGTCTATAAAGTCCCCGAAAGCTTCGTCCACTTTATCATAACGCATAGGCGCAAATCCCCGGTCTGCCGATGAGGGAAAGAAGGGAAGGATATGAACGCCTCCCACCGCATCCTGATACCATGTATCCAAAACATGCTGCAGTTCCTCAATATTTTTTCCCAGACTGTCCGCATATGTTATTAACATAACCTTATTGTCCAAAACCACCTTTTCCTCCTATCTGAACCAAGTACCGAAGTATTAATCATTAATATTCACAGCCCAGCCAACACGATGTCAAAATTGCATCTCTACACAGTTTTGCGAATGCTTAAAATCTCTGGCAAACCCATGCCGGATTGCCTTCCGCACCGGTCAACTTTTCTTTACCGCGAATCCATTCCTCTGTAACTGCCGCATACTTCACACATCTTCTCGTTCCCCAGCTATATGCCACATGAATGGTTCCGTCTTTTCCCTGCATCATTACCGGATACTCATAACGCCTATTGTTAATATCATTCCATGTACCGGTAAATCCTTCTCCATGCTCTATAATTCTTTGGTAAGGCCATGTCACGCCGCCGTCTTCCGATATAGCAAGAGTAACCGGGCATCTTTGAAAAGGCCACACTGTCTTCCCTACTTCATCATTATATTTTACAGGATTATATACGAGCGCGATCGCTCCACTTTCCAGTTTGATCGCGGAAATACTGGAATTGTTATTCGGAAGTTCCGTACGTACAGGGCTTGTCCAGCTATCACCGTAATCTTCCGACATTGCGATATAAATATGATCCGCGAACCGACTGCGGAAAATAGCCACCAGCTTTCCTGCTTCTTTTTCTATGATATTGGCATGTACGCGTCCTGCGCTGTCCGGTATTTCTACCTCTCTCCAAGTTTTTCCCTTATCATCGGATATTTGAACTACCGTAATATCGCTGCCGTTACGTGTCTCATCGGAAAAACATATCCAATTGCCGAAGATCCATCTTCCGTTGGATAATATTTGAATCTTCTGCCTGCAGAAGGAGCCTTCCCTGGAAAACATAGTTTCTGTCGGCCTCCATGTATATCCGTTATCGTCGGATTTCTTACAACGAATCTCCGCCGTGTATTGTAAGTTGAAATTAGGATTCATATCTGCCGTACGTGCTGTCTGCGCCGTATACATCACCCATATTTCCCCTTCCGGTGTCAGAAATAAAGATGGATTCTGCTCCGAACGGCTGGAATCATCCGATATTTTAACCGGTACTGTCCACTTGCTTTCCCCATGATTCAACCGGGATAACACAATACTGATATCCGCATTACCTTCGTCCGATCCTGCAAACCAACAGCAAAGAAGATCCCCGTTCTCAAGCTCCAGAAGGTCGGCCGCATGACAGCTCACATATGGATTGGGAATTAAGGCTTCCACTGTATCTAGTAAATTATTATGATATAAAGCTCCATTTTCCTCTAATATATTTAATTCTATATATTCTCTGCTCATCTTTTCCTCCGTTTTGAATCGATATATTTTAATCCTACGATACCTACGTATTGCTACGCATTTTGTGGTATTACTTATCCTTTTACTGCGCCTATCAAAATACCCTTTTTGAAATACTTTTGTACAAATGGATATACGCATACAATCGGTACTAACGCTACAAATACAGCCGCAGCTTTTAAGTTCTGCTGATTTAAAGTGACACCGTTTTGCAATGTATTTTTAAAGGTAGTACCGGCTGTTCCTTCCGTAATAACCACCTGCTTAAGCACCTGTTGAATCGTTTTTAAACTCTCTGATTTTAAATAAATCTGCGGATTCAAATACTGATTCCATATGGATACCGCATAGAACATTGCGATAGTCGCTACAATCGGCTTAGACAAAGGAACAAATATTTGAGACAATATCTTAAAATCATTCGCTCCATCCATAAAAGCCGCTTCCTCCAGTTCTCCGGGCAATCCCTCCAGAAAAGTCTTACATATAATTAGAAACTGAGTATTAATAGCACCGGGAATAATCATAACCAGAGGGTTATCCACAAGTCCTAAACCGCTGTAAATAATGTATTGAGGGATAATGCCGGCTTCAAATACCCATGTTATAACAAACAGGCTCATAATAAAGTTCCTTCCCTTCACCCTCGGTCTGGAAAGAGCGTATGCTGTAAAATAAGTAAACACAACGGAACAAAGTGTTCCCAAGAGCGTATAAACAAAAGAGTTTTTCAGCCCTGTAAAAACATTCAATTTTTTATTCGTAATAATATATTTAAAAGCTTCCAGATTAAATCCCTTAGGTAAGAAGGTAACCTGTCCTCTGGCCAAAAAGGTACCGTCGCTGCAGGCCACAAAGAAAATGTATAAAAATGGATATACGCACATGGCTGCCACTAATAGTAATATCGTATTATTTATAATATCAAAGGATTTTATTTGCTTTTTATTCCTATTCATTCTTTGCACTTATGCCACATCCTTTCCTAGAACAATCTGGTTTCGGAATATTTCTTTGCCAATTTGTTCGCAATGATAACTAGTGCAAAGGCAATTGCCGACTTCACAAGATTTACTGCAGTACCATAACTATAGTCCGGGAACCCCGTTGACTGAAATGCAATTCTATATACATAAGTCTGTATAACATCCGCCGTCTCATAGACACTCTGGTTGTACATAAGCAGGATTCGGTCCAAATCGACAGTAAATACATTACCGATACTAATAATCAGCATAGTTACTATCGAGGTGGAAATTGACGGCAAGGTAATATGGAACATCTTCTGCCAGCGGTTCGCTCCATCCGCTTCCGCTGCCTCATAAAGGGCAGGATCGATGGAAGTCATTGCCGCCAGATAAATAACGGCTGAATAACCAAATGTCTGCCAAATTTGAAGAAAAATATACAACGGCCTGAACCATTCAGGCTTTGACATAAAATAAATCGAGTCTCCCCCAAAGGCTTTTATCACAATATTTACTAAACCATAAGAAGGAGAAAGTAAGGTGTACATAATACTCACCATAACAGCCGATGAAATAAAGTACGGAAGAAAACTCAAGGACTGTACCGAATTTCTCACAAATTTTACTCTCACTTCATTTAAAAACAGCGAAAAGATAATAGGAATGGGAAACACCACCACGATGGACAGCACAGCAAGAATCACTGTGTTCTTTATTAATTTCAGCATATAAGCATCCTGAAAAATCCGTGCAAAATTTTCAACCCCTACCCATTTGCTTCCCATTATGCCTTGAAATGCGCTAAAATTCTGAAACGCAATTACCATACCTCCTACGGGGCCTAATTTGAATAAAATCAAACTTAACACACCGGGCAGCAGCAATAGGTAAAGTACATAATTTTTCTTAATATCTTTTGCGAACCTCACAGGAAGGCTCTCCACATTTTTTCTTTTCGTCTTCACAGGTATACTCCTTTATGCCGGAATATGCACTTCACGTGCATATTCCGGGCTTATAATGCTGTTACTATTCACAGCCACTATTCCGCGAAGTCAAAATCGCTTTCTATGTGATTTTGCGAGTGCTTCGGGCGCCAAATTGCATGTTCTTTATGCAATTTGTGTGATATTGTTGCTGTGAACACCATAGGTGTGAACAGTAACTCTATTCTCCGTAAGTGCTACGGAATGCTTCTAACTGAATTTCTTCTATTCTGGATAATCCTAAGTCATTCATTTCCTGCTGGAAATCAGACCACTGATCCAAAGGTCTCGTTCCGTTGATGAACTGTGTAATACCTGCAATTTCCGCATCATATACGGAAGACACAAGGTTCGTTATCTCCGCCATTTGATCATCTGTGTAAATGATGTTATATGCAGGATGCAGATTATCATCCGTAAGCAGGCGGTTTGCAGCTTCCACTACCAGCGGACCATTCCATGAATAGAATGCTGTACTGTCAATCGGTTTTACTACTGTCATTCGATCGCTTAAGAATGACCATCTGGGTTCCCCTTCCGGAGTCGCTTCTTCTGCAGAATAGTCAACAATAAACTGTTTCTTTCCATCTACTGTCTCGAAGCTCTCGCCTTCTATTCCCCAGTTCGATAGAACTTGTCCTTCTTCACTGTAGAAATAATCGATGAACTGTAAAATAGTAATTGCTGTTTCTTCACTTACATTCGCATTAATCGATGTTGCAAGCTTCTCATTGTACGGAAGGTCTGTCTGTATCTTCATCGTATTTCCGTCTTTATCCTTCAGATAATCGAGAACAACGATGGAATAATTCGGATCAGCCTCCGGTCCTCCGTTATCCATAAACCATTGAGGACGTGTATAATAATCGAAAGAAAATGTTGCATCTCCGTTTATCATAGCCGCTTCCCAATCTCCCTCACCGAACGCTCCGGCAATCCATTCCGGATTGATCAGGCCTTCATCATACCAGGTTTTCATCGTTTCAATCATCGTATACGCTTCGTCCGCCATAATATCGAAGCCCTGGTCTTTCGCATGATTTAAATAAATACCGTTGGATTCTTC encodes:
- a CDS encoding replication-associated recombination protein A; the encoded protein is MDLFEYMRSTNMEKESPLAARLRPKTLEEVVGQQHIIGKDKLLYRAIKADKLSSIIFYGPPGTGKTTLARVIANTTSAEFTQINATVAGKKDMEAVIAGAKDTQGMYGKKTILFIDEIHRFNKGQQDYLLPFVEDGTIILIGATTENPYFEVNSALISRSIIFELQPLEREDIKVLIERAVYDSERGMGAYEAVIDADAMEFLADLSGGDARHALNAVELGVMTTGRSEDGKIHLTLDVIQECIQKRVIRYDKTGDNHYDTISAFIKSMRGSDPDAAVYYLARMLYAGESVTFIARRIMICASEDVGNADPNALQVAVSAALAVERVGMPEAQIILSQAVSYVASAPKSNAAVNAVADAFQVVKDTGNLPIPPHLQDAHYKGAAKLGHGTGYKYAHDYPNNYVKQQYLPYELNGKEFYRPTGNGYEVKIKEHMARIKKEAE
- a CDS encoding nucleotidyltransferase family protein — translated: MKSGNMCNRQGVMNMLTYEMTQELISGLIDIFNDNIYQIILYGSVARQQATEESDIDIAIVLNNNFDSEIRERFIAWATDMDLKYGKIFSIIDIERKNLGKWGKVLPFYRSIQEEGIVLWKVA
- the gtfA gene encoding sucrose phosphorylase; protein product: MVLDNKVMLITYADSLGKNIEELQHVLDTWYQDAVGGVHILPFFPSSADRGFAPMRYDKVDEAFGDFIDVSELGKKYYLMFDFMVNHISKSSEYFKDFEEKKEASEYKDFFIRYKDFWENGEPTEEQVDLIYKRKPRAPYIDVYFADGTTEKVWCTFCEEQIDLDITKEKTKNFIKDTLVDMAEKGASMIRLDAFAYAVKKPDTNCFFVEPDIWELLHEIENVLKPYKVEILPEIHEHYSIQLKIAEQGFWIYDFALPVLVLHALYNGEGKYLKRWMEMSPKKQFTTLDTHDGIGIVDVKDLIPDEDIDKVKEQMFSKGANVKKIYNTAAYNNLDIYQVNTTYYSALGNNDDAYLLARAIQFFAPGIPQVYYVGMLAGENDIELMEETKNGRDINRHYYSIDEIEQEMKREVVVKLRELMELRNTHPAFALEADLQIELPTPNELIMTRTFGEAKISLHADLISHRFHIE
- a CDS encoding sialidase family protein, which gives rise to MSREYIELNILEENGALYHNNLLDTVEALIPNPYVSCHAADLLELENGDLLCCWFAGSDEGNADISIVLSRLNHGESKWTVPVKISDDSSRSEQNPSLFLTPEGEIWVMYTAQTARTADMNPNFNLQYTAEIRCKKSDDNGYTWRPTETMFSREGSFCRQKIQILSNGRWIFGNWICFSDETRNGSDITVVQISDDKGKTWREVEIPDSAGRVHANIIEKEAGKLVAIFRSRFADHIYIAMSEDYGDSWTSPVRTELPNNNSSISAIKLESGAIALVYNPVKYNDEVGKTVWPFQRCPVTLAISEDGGVTWPYQRIIEHGEGFTGTWNDINNRRYEYPVMMQGKDGTIHVAYSWGTRRCVKYAAVTEEWIRGKEKLTGAEGNPAWVCQRF
- a CDS encoding carbohydrate ABC transporter permease; protein product: MNRNKKQIKSFDIINNTILLLVAAMCVYPFLYIFFVACSDGTFLARGQVTFLPKGFNLEAFKYIITNKKLNVFTGLKNSFVYTLLGTLCSVVFTYFTAYALSRPRVKGRNFIMSLFVITWVFEAGIIPQYIIYSGLGLVDNPLVMIIPGAINTQFLIICKTFLEGLPGELEEAAFMDGANDFKILSQIFVPLSKPIVATIAMFYAVSIWNQYLNPQIYLKSESLKTIQQVLKQVVITEGTAGTTFKNTLQNGVTLNQQNLKAAAVFVALVPIVCVYPFVQKYFKKGILIGAVKG
- a CDS encoding ABC transporter permease: MKTKRKNVESLPVRFAKDIKKNYVLYLLLLPGVLSLILFKLGPVGGMVIAFQNFSAFQGIMGSKWVGVENFARIFQDAYMLKLIKNTVILAVLSIVVVFPIPIIFSLFLNEVRVKFVRNSVQSLSFLPYFISSAVMVSIMYTLLSPSYGLVNIVIKAFGGDSIYFMSKPEWFRPLYIFLQIWQTFGYSAVIYLAAMTSIDPALYEAAEADGANRWQKMFHITLPSISTSIVTMLIISIGNVFTVDLDRILLMYNQSVYETADVIQTYVYRIAFQSTGFPDYSYGTAVNLVKSAIAFALVIIANKLAKKYSETRLF